A stretch of Synechococcus sp. MIT S9220 DNA encodes these proteins:
- a CDS encoding glycosyltransferase — MSLSAWERLGLLERELKPYFLLSQRGAHTTIFSYSSYDCEFEFASQYQVKLVTLCPLTGRSNILWLKFIESFFVGFYHFLFNKYDILRSNQIFGSWLPVTYSILFSIPVIVRGGYELHSFWIRSYSSSIRHHLSFLLSNFVYSHASCIELTSIADIRYVRRFFRPTAPLLYRPNWVDTDVFCPQHLPKRYSFITIGRLTPQKNHYQILDSIASLNFDFSSSGPILFIGSGFLKKDLQAYADSLSIPLVIIDCVPNSDLAQYLSSSLFYLHFSLFEGHPKSLLEAMSTSIPCICLSSNRVHDLVRHNSTGFICRLSDFSSLVNIISDRSDLISSVGSNARSFVVSNFSLSTRIDTLHSDIKFFSTFC; from the coding sequence ATGTCTCTCTCAGCATGGGAGCGTTTAGGTTTATTAGAGCGTGAGCTTAAACCATATTTTCTTTTGTCACAACGAGGTGCCCATACTACTATTTTTTCATATTCATCATACGATTGTGAATTTGAATTTGCATCACAGTATCAAGTTAAGCTTGTGACCCTTTGTCCTCTTACTGGACGCTCGAATATTTTGTGGCTTAAGTTTATTGAATCTTTTTTTGTCGGCTTTTACCATTTCTTGTTCAATAAATACGATATTTTACGTTCCAATCAGATATTCGGATCTTGGCTGCCAGTTACTTATTCAATTCTATTCAGTATTCCAGTCATCGTTCGTGGTGGTTATGAATTACACTCTTTTTGGATTAGATCATATTCATCATCTATCAGGCATCATCTTTCTTTTCTTCTTTCAAATTTTGTTTATTCCCATGCTTCTTGCATTGAACTTACGTCAATAGCCGATATCCGCTATGTAAGACGTTTCTTCCGGCCCACCGCTCCGTTACTTTATCGACCTAATTGGGTAGACACTGATGTTTTTTGCCCCCAACATTTGCCTAAAAGGTACTCTTTTATTACTATTGGTCGACTAACTCCTCAAAAGAATCATTACCAAATACTTGATTCTATAGCCTCCTTAAATTTTGACTTTAGTTCTTCCGGACCTATTCTTTTTATCGGTTCTGGTTTTTTAAAAAAAGATTTACAAGCTTATGCCGATTCTCTCTCTATTCCCTTAGTAATTATTGATTGTGTTCCAAACTCTGATCTTGCACAATATCTATCTTCTTCATTATTTTATCTTCATTTTAGTCTGTTTGAAGGGCATCCAAAATCCTTGCTAGAAGCAATGTCAACTTCTATTCCTTGTATATGCCTCTCTTCTAATCGTGTTCATGATCTCGTCAGACATAATTCCACTGGTTTTATATGTCGACTTAGCGATTTTTCTTCTTTGGTAAATATTATCTCAGATCGTAGTGATTTGATTTCATCTGTTGGTTCTAATGCACGATCTTTTGTGGTATCCAATTTTTCACTTTCTACTAGAATTGACACTCTTCATTCTGATATTAAATTTTTCTCGACCTTTTGTTGA
- a CDS encoding GNAT family N-acetyltransferase: MKISLIRADNKHKRVLYDWRNIPEIVKLGSSNSKVTWDEHSEWFDELIVDPQRLQLIILLNGNMAGQVRFTYDSNYKAATISIFILRNYRGLGLGKLIINQSCLYAISYFESLMYITASVLNSNLRSLNTFKSVGFVENTIFDCQHNRSTETCFLLKASEIIDT, from the coding sequence ATGAAAATTTCACTAATTAGAGCTGATAATAAGCATAAAAGAGTGCTATACGATTGGCGAAATATTCCAGAGATTGTAAAGCTTGGTAGTTCGAATAGTAAAGTGACTTGGGATGAGCATTCTGAATGGTTCGATGAGTTAATTGTTGACCCCCAGCGTCTTCAATTAATAATATTGTTGAATGGCAATATGGCCGGTCAAGTTCGCTTCACTTACGATTCTAACTATAAAGCTGCTACTATATCTATTTTTATTTTACGCAATTATCGTGGCCTTGGCTTAGGTAAGCTAATTATTAATCAATCTTGTCTCTATGCGATCTCCTACTTTGAGTCGCTGATGTATATTACTGCTTCTGTTCTTAACTCAAATCTTCGCAGTTTAAATACTTTTAAGAGTGTTGGATTTGTTGAAAATACAATTTTTGACTGTCAGCACAACCGTTCAACAGAGACTTGCTTTTTGTTGAAAGCCTCAGAAATTATAGACACCTAA
- a CDS encoding ABC transporter ATP-binding protein, with translation MSLLRILFRYLKRKSLSPSLEVLLIVAKANQVALFCIFLGSFLSALLESVTLLAIYSLIEAISVPLSNYNSTFILKQLTSLLGSLYFIPSIASNLRAFVIAAVLLLLILVLILQAGFSYLSEFSTGIFAARSSVAVSSSIFAGILHTDLSYINKLKTGDLISYVEKSSLAIQTQVNCYGNIMTSFLLSTSYIIIALSLSPYISLIVLVMGLVIYSIQHFVQPKVNKFSSKMVSSQVKVSESLVEYLSNLKQIYLNDTRLLAIEDFEKSLSVYCRSQIKHFSYFSLQSPLVSTLPQVLIIFVGFVYLLNSTIIPSSILPLLATFLLSIQRLNGRLNILFKNFTKLASNLPSMERIDDILKLSHQYPFRSAGLSPPISPNISISSLYFTYPLSTHPALTDINLSIPFNTTLALIGKSGAGKSTLLELISGWFLPDSGHVNLNGCSLLSISQDQWLKNICYVPQSPSLFNATIAENISLLKDYDANLLSKALAYANLDDLISSLPLGVNTIIQENSSNFSGGQVQRIALARAFYKQPTILLFDEPTSALDQSNQSLIFNSLLEYHQNHLCTIVVVTHDIKSASRFDNIIGLDSGSVIFQGSHTELSSYSQEYSRLWHECS, from the coding sequence ATGTCTCTTTTAAGAATTCTCTTTAGGTACCTAAAAAGAAAATCTTTGTCACCCTCCTTAGAAGTACTCTTAATTGTTGCAAAAGCTAATCAAGTTGCATTGTTTTGTATTTTTCTTGGCTCATTTTTAAGCGCACTGCTTGAGTCTGTAACTTTACTGGCAATTTATTCTCTTATCGAAGCTATATCCGTACCATTGAGTAATTATAACTCTACTTTTATTCTCAAGCAACTAACGTCATTACTTGGTAGTTTGTATTTTATTCCTTCAATTGCTTCTAACTTGCGTGCTTTTGTTATTGCTGCTGTTTTATTATTGCTTATTTTGGTGCTCATTTTACAGGCTGGTTTTAGCTATTTAAGTGAGTTTTCAACAGGTATTTTTGCAGCAAGATCCTCAGTGGCTGTAAGCAGCTCTATTTTTGCCGGAATATTGCATACTGATTTGTCATATATTAACAAGCTCAAAACTGGTGATTTGATATCCTACGTTGAAAAATCTTCACTTGCCATACAAACTCAGGTAAATTGTTATGGCAACATAATGACAAGTTTTCTGCTCTCTACAAGTTATATTATTATTGCTCTTTCATTGTCTCCATATATATCTTTAATTGTTTTAGTTATGGGGTTGGTGATTTATTCAATTCAGCATTTTGTGCAGCCTAAAGTCAATAAATTTTCTTCTAAAATGGTTTCCTCACAGGTTAAAGTATCAGAATCTCTAGTTGAATATCTTTCTAATCTAAAGCAGATATACCTGAATGACACTAGATTATTAGCTATAGAGGATTTTGAAAAATCATTGAGTGTCTATTGTAGATCACAAATTAAGCATTTTTCTTATTTTTCACTTCAGTCACCCTTAGTCAGCACTTTACCGCAGGTTTTAATTATATTCGTAGGCTTTGTCTATTTACTTAATTCGACAATTATTCCTTCATCAATTCTTCCTTTACTTGCGACCTTTCTGCTTTCAATTCAAAGACTTAACGGGAGACTTAATATCTTATTCAAGAATTTTACAAAATTAGCTAGTAATCTCCCAAGTATGGAAAGAATTGATGACATACTCAAGCTCTCTCACCAATATCCGTTTCGTTCTGCCGGCCTATCTCCTCCAATCTCTCCTAATATTTCGATATCATCATTGTATTTTACTTATCCATTATCTACACATCCTGCACTAACAGACATTAATCTGTCTATTCCTTTTAATACTACATTAGCTTTGATTGGTAAGAGCGGAGCCGGCAAATCAACTCTTTTGGAACTCATATCTGGTTGGTTTTTACCTGATTCAGGTCATGTTAATTTAAATGGTTGTTCATTGCTATCCATCAGTCAGGATCAATGGCTTAAGAATATCTGCTATGTTCCACAGTCACCATCTTTGTTTAACGCTACTATCGCTGAAAATATTTCTCTTTTAAAAGATTATGACGCAAACTTGCTATCTAAAGCATTAGCTTACGCCAATTTAGATGATCTAATTTCTTCGTTGCCTTTAGGTGTAAACACCATTATTCAGGAAAATTCTTCAAATTTCAGTGGTGGACAAGTTCAAAGAATTGCCCTTGCTCGAGCATTTTATAAGCAGCCAACTATACTTTTATTTGATGAACCTACAAGTGCACTTGATCAATCTAACCAATCCTTGATATTTAATTCACTATTAGAATACCATCAAAATCATCTATGTACTATCGTTGTGGTTACTCATGATATTAAAAGTGCCTCTAGATTTGACAATATCATTGGTTTAGATAGTGGTTCTGTAATATTTCAGGGCTCACATACGGAACTCTCCTCTTACTCACAAGAATATAGTCGCTTATGGCATGAATGTTCATAG
- a CDS encoding DegT/DnrJ/EryC1/StrS aminotransferase family protein yields the protein MSSSPIIPHNSVHVDSKHIESVIDTVSSGYWAGGDRLLSLEQSLSHYFSVSCCVGVKSGYSAIKLSLIALGAGPGSLVLLPAYSCVALVNAILAINAVPIPIDCSLHDWNIDPYSIPSELHHKNHFLIAVNTFGYPSNVDCLVKLGFRVIEDITHGFSFTYNRKLKHYSPCLKGHICITSFYPTKLISSADGGAIFTNDSAVKSKILELRNYTDLMPSKYNSNEVLNNLSAALACVSLDRLDRDLRLRNHLSQQYLYSLKANPQINHYPPSDIPRVWYRFVLQLVHFDVDDIINRLQEYGVLAARPVENWIDDVEYKYPNAHKLLQSSISLPLYCGLTIPQIQRVCTSLISSLK from the coding sequence ATGTCCTCTAGTCCAATTATTCCGCATAATTCAGTTCACGTTGACAGCAAACACATTGAATCTGTTATAGATACTGTTTCTAGTGGTTATTGGGCAGGTGGTGATAGGTTACTCTCACTTGAACAGTCACTCTCTCATTATTTTTCTGTCAGTTGTTGTGTTGGAGTTAAGAGTGGTTATTCAGCAATTAAACTTTCACTTATTGCTTTAGGTGCTGGTCCAGGTTCTTTAGTTCTTTTGCCAGCTTACTCGTGTGTTGCGTTAGTCAATGCTATTTTAGCTATCAATGCAGTTCCTATTCCCATTGACTGTAGTTTGCATGATTGGAATATTGATCCTTATTCAATACCATCTGAGCTGCATCATAAAAATCACTTCTTAATTGCTGTTAATACCTTCGGATATCCATCAAATGTTGATTGCTTGGTAAAACTAGGATTCAGAGTAATAGAAGACATTACTCATGGTTTTTCTTTTACTTATAATCGAAAACTAAAGCATTACTCTCCTTGCCTGAAAGGACACATATGCATTACATCTTTTTATCCGACGAAGCTAATTTCAAGTGCTGATGGTGGTGCTATTTTTACTAATGACTCAGCGGTTAAGTCAAAAATTTTAGAACTTAGGAATTATACAGATTTAATGCCATCAAAATATAATTCAAATGAGGTACTTAATAACCTTTCCGCTGCGTTAGCTTGTGTTAGCCTTGATCGCTTAGATCGTGACCTGAGATTGCGCAATCATTTATCTCAACAATATTTATATTCACTCAAAGCTAACCCACAAATCAATCATTATCCCCCCTCTGATATCCCTAGGGTTTGGTACCGTTTTGTCCTTCAATTAGTTCATTTTGACGTTGATGATATTATCAACCGATTACAAGAATATGGTGTTCTCGCAGCAAGACCTGTGGAGAATTGGATTGATGATGTAGAATATAAATATCCAAACGCGCACAAACTTCTTCAATCTTCTATATCTCTACCACTCTATTGTGGATTAACTATCCCGCAAATTCAACGAGTTTGTACCTCCTTAATTTCATCACTTAAATGA
- a CDS encoding glycosyltransferase family 4 protein — protein sequence MVLRFEEKIVVISITDGARWSLDQDKILLTNYFNGWLNSLSPFNKFRASVFPLVYFVSRDSLFKFPYKYLPRFMPFALDYYHGDPFSDDKYKQYSRFLLSLYSRKKIPSFGIRVSNKSMFHKFQSSILGDFTYCIPIPIDTQLFSPCSSEYKYFYRRSLSISDREFVVGSFQKDGVGWQSGLDPKLIKGPDLFVKAILHLSTISSRPITVLLTGPSRGYVINNLRENDIRVLHFYPDDFRQLPPFYHALDAYLVSSREEGGPKAVLESMASGIPLVSTAVGQAPDVLCHGHNGYLTSLDPIEMAQCLLSIQHNDDIDQLTSNAYFSASRYSNKMMQPLWNTLFNSLIFRS from the coding sequence TTGGTTCTTCGTTTTGAGGAAAAAATAGTTGTGATTTCTATTACCGATGGTGCGAGATGGTCTCTTGATCAAGATAAGATTCTTTTAACGAACTATTTTAATGGCTGGCTCAACTCTTTATCTCCATTCAATAAATTTAGGGCTTCTGTTTTCCCTTTAGTTTATTTTGTCAGCAGAGATTCATTATTCAAATTTCCCTACAAATACTTACCACGCTTCATGCCTTTTGCTTTAGATTATTATCATGGTGATCCTTTTTCCGACGATAAATATAAACAATATTCACGTTTTTTGCTTAGTCTGTATTCTCGAAAGAAAATACCATCTTTTGGGATCCGTGTTTCAAACAAATCAATGTTCCACAAATTTCAATCTTCCATCTTAGGTGACTTTACATATTGTATTCCTATACCTATCGATACTCAACTTTTCTCACCCTGTTCTTCTGAGTATAAGTATTTTTATCGTAGAAGCTTGTCAATTTCTGACAGAGAATTTGTCGTCGGTTCCTTTCAAAAAGATGGTGTAGGGTGGCAGAGTGGCCTTGATCCAAAACTAATCAAAGGTCCCGACTTATTTGTGAAGGCCATTCTTCATCTCAGTACAATTTCATCTAGACCCATCACTGTTTTACTTACTGGACCTAGCAGAGGTTATGTAATTAATAATCTTCGCGAAAATGACATTCGTGTTCTTCACTTTTATCCAGATGACTTTCGTCAGTTGCCTCCCTTTTATCATGCATTAGACGCTTATCTTGTAAGTTCCCGTGAGGAAGGTGGACCTAAGGCCGTTTTAGAGTCAATGGCTTCAGGTATACCTCTAGTATCTACAGCCGTAGGTCAGGCACCTGATGTTCTCTGTCATGGACATAACGGATACCTTACATCCTTGGATCCCATTGAGATGGCACAATGTCTTTTGAGTATCCAGCATAATGATGACATCGATCAGTTAACTTCTAATGCCTATTTTTCAGCCTCAAGATATAGTAACAAAATGATGCAGCCACTCTGGAACACGTTATTTAATTCTCTCATCTTTAGATCATGA
- a CDS encoding WbqC family protein yields MKVSINQPAYLPWPGYFDRINKADLHIVLDHVQFEKNSFVNRNKVLQKNTPILLTVPIKTKGSFGNLAINNLEIDNSKNWRRKHHQTIYACYKKTEYFAIYKDFVDNLFSSSHSTFSDILSFSQDNLLEYLGITTPIVYSSTLDVSSTKSNLILDLCKMFNTTEYLSGPYGINYLDEDSFTANGISVSYHHYMQQSYPQGTGNFIPNLSILDMIFNCGPNSFQYLPSLD; encoded by the coding sequence ATGAAAGTTTCAATTAATCAACCTGCATATTTGCCTTGGCCTGGTTATTTTGATCGCATCAACAAGGCTGACCTTCATATTGTTTTAGATCACGTACAATTTGAAAAGAATAGCTTTGTTAATAGAAATAAGGTTCTTCAAAAAAATACGCCTATTCTTCTTACAGTTCCTATTAAAACAAAGGGCTCTTTCGGTAATCTTGCAATAAATAATCTTGAGATCGACAATAGCAAGAATTGGCGCAGAAAACATCATCAAACAATCTATGCTTGCTATAAAAAGACTGAATATTTTGCAATTTACAAGGATTTTGTGGATAATCTCTTTTCATCATCTCATTCTACCTTTTCAGATATCTTGTCCTTCAGCCAAGATAATCTTCTTGAATATTTAGGGATTACTACTCCCATTGTCTACTCTTCAACTTTAGATGTTTCTTCAACTAAATCTAATCTCATCTTAGATTTATGTAAAATGTTTAATACTACTGAATACTTATCAGGGCCTTATGGTATTAATTACTTAGATGAAGATTCCTTTACTGCTAATGGAATTTCTGTTTCTTACCACCATTATATGCAACAGTCCTATCCTCAAGGCACGGGAAATTTTATTCCTAATCTTAGTATTTTAGATATGATATTTAATTGTGGACCAAATAGTTTTCAATACCTTCCATCATTAGATTAA
- a CDS encoding trans-aconitate 2-methyltransferase, with amino-acid sequence MNNSDWSSSVQSIQKYYRSLYAQYGDNPRSCDYGLPESQITKFKAISEVVDLNNKSLLDVGCGLGNYYEFINCRFEGVSYNGIDICDFFIEKAKINNPGVNFFASDIFSDQYQPNSYDVVTANGIFYLLKKSPVDFMNSLISRMFYIASTAVAFNSLSTWCIDKDDNEFYADPFFTLDFCRTLTPWVTLRSDYHSRDFTIYMFKNRQL; translated from the coding sequence ATGAATAACTCTGACTGGTCATCTAGTGTTCAATCTATTCAGAAATATTACAGATCTTTATATGCCCAGTATGGCGATAATCCCCGCAGTTGTGATTACGGTTTGCCAGAGTCTCAGATCACAAAGTTTAAAGCTATAAGTGAAGTCGTCGATTTAAATAATAAATCGCTCTTAGATGTCGGATGTGGCTTGGGTAACTATTATGAGTTCATAAATTGTCGATTTGAAGGCGTTTCTTATAATGGAATTGACATCTGTGACTTTTTTATTGAAAAAGCGAAGATCAATAATCCAGGTGTTAACTTTTTCGCATCAGATATTTTTTCTGATCAATATCAACCCAATTCATATGATGTTGTCACAGCTAATGGTATTTTTTATCTACTTAAAAAATCCCCCGTTGATTTTATGAATTCGCTAATTTCACGGATGTTTTATATCGCTTCTACTGCTGTAGCTTTTAATTCTTTGTCAACTTGGTGTATTGATAAAGATGATAATGAATTTTATGCCGACCCATTTTTTACTCTAGATTTCTGTCGCACTCTTACTCCTTGGGTGACATTAAGATCAGACTATCACTCTCGGGACTTTACTATTTATATGTTCAAAAATCGTCAGTTATGA